ACGAAATATTAATGACTGGATCTCTCGAGACACTTACCAGTACTTTccaggctgtgatcagggcaaacgaTGGCCCACGTGATATTAGCTACAGTTTTCACAATAGCGGCCAGCCAGAGTGTCTTTAACATGGCAAAGCTTTGTGTGTATTAGTAAtcagataataattataaatcacagaAATCTACCAATCACAGTATTTAACAAAATTCCTGTACCTCTAAGCAGAGCCACAGCCAATCACAGAGGCACTTGCCCATGCACCGCCTATACAATAAACACACATGCTGTATAAACCTCTAGTACAAGTACAACAAAACGGGTAGCGAGCTGCTTTCAGAAGCAGAACACACTGTCTGTGCAGCACAGTACCTGCCACGCCTCCAGCTCCTGAGATAGCTCTAACTTGCGATGGATCGCTTCCAGCAGCTGGTTGTTCAGCAACATCATGTCATTCCTGCTCTTAAGCAGTTCTGACTCCATGGCATTCTTCCTAAAGCGGGAGCACAAAACAACAGGAACATGACATCACAATATCCCCACCGCGGATTAGCAGAGCAtcagaaaacacaatacaaagGCATTAACAGAGGCTGCGGTTTTGTAGCTCTTTCATGTTGCTGCATTACCGGTACACACACATGGTGGGGGACTGCAAGCTTTTGATGTCTATATGTGATTCATAACATAGTTTGAATAAACTTTGCAAGTAGTAGTAATGGAATGGAGTGGAACAATGACAAATGGTTACATTGCAATCTGCAGCAAAGAGAAAGAGAGTCAGTTTGACAATAAAACCTGTATGTGTAATTCTGTCTTCTGTCGAAATCAAAGACACCTAAATAAAATGATGTTAACAGTCCTACTTTGCTAAAGATTAACATGGAAAAAGGTCAATTTTATTGAAATAGATTTGTTATTACATTCATGGTAATTGTTTTATGCGATGGTGAAGTAAGGGTCAGTTAAATGGGGTCTCTATACCTGGCCAGTATTGAAAGTGTGTCAAGCaggataaaataaaatgtattgagtAATATGACAAATACCTAGTTAGCGTTATAGGCATTAGCAATGTGGTAATTCAGCCAGTAGGGGGCAATAGATGTTACAGGTCTCATTCTGAGAGTTTCACTTACTTTACAATGGCTTCATCCCGGTCTCGAATGGCTTGTTGTAATTGCCTATCGGCTTGTTTTGTCTCCAGACGTTCTTTCAGCTCTGAATTCTCTTTGCTGAGCTGGTCGTTCTGCGATGAGAGAGGATGTTGAGAGTACCTTTTACTGTGCTCTGCTTAAAGCAGTGTTCCTCAAGTGAGATGAGCACCTCTGGACATAGGTCAAAAATGATCTGAAAAATTCCTAAAATTCTTGAATTATGAGCTTTAGGCCATGTTAaatttggattttttttgttatgcctgcccctaaataataatgaatatatatatttttaataatagacTTGGCAAGAGGATTGAGTGTTTGAAATGGCATGGATGATGAAACTATTAGAGAATTTCAGCTGAAATGATTGTCTTCTTGACTCAATTCTTGTTATTCTACCTCTGCACACTGGCATTACAAAGCCAAGCCTCTTGGTTACCTGAGAGCGCAGCTCCTCTGTTAAACCCTGGTTCTCACGAGGATTCTGCTGTTGAGAGACACTGTTCTGCTTCACTTCCTGAAAGAGGACACAGTGCAGACTGTAGGTCAGGGGGATCAATGTTACACAATGGATGTTATCTCTTCAGACCTCTCTTTGTGTTTCATTTAATAACCAGGGGGCTTCATGAAAGAAAAAGGCTCTGATACCGATGACTAACCAAGCAAGAATGTACCCATTCACTGAACACAAACCTGCGTCTGTAATTGTGGCCACTTAGGCAATAACAGTGAACAGGTACTGTACACTAGCATGCCATTTCCAATGGGTTTCTAAAGTTGATACTGTCTGACACAGCTAACCACTGGCTCTGTATATGGTCGGATACTGTACGGTGATTTGTTTTGTCCAGGATCTCCTCAAAGTGCTGCTGGCCATTTTAAGTTAataactttgagaatctagccctttgtCTCCTAGTGACAAAAACGAAAAAGATTTGGGTGTGCCTCGTTCCAAACATAATGAGGAAAGGTGTGAATGCTGACATGAATAGAATTAAACCACGTCACCTATTGTATGAGGTGGCTGGTTTCGTATTGGTAGGTCAATTCTCTGTAACAAAACCAAGCCTACCTGTGATGAGTGGGTCCGTGCCAGTGTCTGAGCTAGCTGGCTGAGCTGAGACAGCGCTATGTGCAGGCTGGCAGACTGGAAGACACTGTCTGCTGGGCTCTCTGACGTTTCCAAATCAACCACTGTTTGGAGCTGCTCCCGAATGGAATGGATTTCTCTGGTAATCTGCAAGGCAACCAGAAAGTGAGACTCTGATCAATTAAAACTAGAGTAAAATAACACACCAAACAATGCAAGACCACTATGCAATACCAATGTGCAACACCCTCTGAAAACCTACTTAAGGTGGTCACCACAGGCCACTACAGATGTCTtaactgagggaacacaaagcccctttgtggcttggaacttggtttcaggagactaggtttcaggccactgcatgtcacaccaggggagacttgaggtttgatacagaaaagttgcctcaaactaggtctcccggtctcttggaaccaggtttcaagtcactgttcctgaaaaacaGGAACGCAGTAGTATcctggaaacaaaaacaaacactacaataataaaacagcagACTACAGCATTACCAGCACTGACAAAATAAGCATAGACTAATTCTCAATAATGGCGACGCCATAGATATTAAAGTTTGATTTAATTAATGGTTTTGATTTGTTAGCGCACTATTAATTACTggtgtgtattggttcatactATTAGTCAGTCAAAATCTGAAAATGATCCATTGTACCATTGTAGCTTCCCTTGAGCTAGAATAGTAGAGAATCAATTCAGTACAACAGCACTGCCATTAAAGAATGAGTGGTAAGGGTTGACAGTGGGGTTGGTAAATGTCATATGTGGTTTTGTGCTACACTGTCAACATTCATAGTTTCCACTTGTCTCTAATTCAGAGCCAAGGATACATTGGACAAGTCAAACTGAAACCGGTATGCTCACAAACAGAACAATTGTAATGGAAATGTTCAAAAACAAGCAGTTTAGGGAGAAACAGAACCCGTTCCGTGGGCGTTCTTAGCAAAAACACCTTGCGTCAGAAAAATGCGttttttggaaaacaaaacagtttgaGGATGAAACAACATACTGGAAAGAGTATTGTAGTGTGGATGGATGACTAAAGCACCATCACTCAAATGAACTGTCATGAAGGTGTGATTTTAAAACTGGAGCACCATGGAGGATTACAACAGAATGAAAACCCCACAGTGTTCCAGTAACACGGCCCGTGTTTGATGCTGGTTTTGGAATGACTGTGTGCTCCGCGTCAAGGGCCCTTTGAAAACGGGCCAGCCCCAAGTGATTTGGAACTAAATGTATTACAGTAACACACAGTTAATGGGGACATCTCGTGGTGCAAACAAAACCCCATGCAGACAAATTATTCCTAAAAAATAGCAGCCACATTAGGGACATCAACAGTGCTTGTACTGCGATTGTAGACAGATTAATGATTACCAGTGGACAGAAAGCTATGGGTTTAGGGCCCAGGTGTGGCACTCACGAGAGGTATGTGCTATAGATAGGAACCTGACGTCAAACTGGGTGAATGGCAGGCATTGGGATGGATAGATGCTGCCTCACCTGCTCCTTCTCGTGGCCCCAGCTCTCGTTCTCCAGGCTCTGCTCGATCTCAGACTGCAGGGAGAGGTTGTGCAGGGACTGGCTGTGATCCTGCAGACACACCTCCTCCTGGAGCTCCTCCACTTGCAGCTGCAGCTGCCTGCTCCCCTCCCGCGCTGCCTCCAGCTCCCGCGCAGACTCTCGCAGCTGCGACGCAAAGCACCATGCGCATTAACACCTCAATGCATGACAGGCAACCATGGCCAGTGGTGTAGTCCAGCCGGAAAGCAGACAATAGACAAgcaaagtcacatgactcacatctccgACACCACTCTCTGATTCAGTCagcagtcctcttgatgcaatgaaaagggcattaggaacttctattacaaactacttctttaagaaatgctgacgaagacgacagcaacagtaCATCCACTAAGACTGTGGACACAAACGAGGCTGGAGAAAGGCACTTAGATAAATGCATTGCCTATTATAAgtgttcagtatacaaataaaatgtgaattcgtataattcttgtttaagaaaatctatattttagtggcgttccgctagcttcagatttaggactaacACCACTGACCAAACCTGCTGCTATAAATTAATACATTGATGTTCTTCCGACAGTTTTGATACAGACCTGAGATCAATGGATAATGTGTCCTGCTATTGTCAGATGGGTCACAGCTACATTCCAATGACTTAGCCCTTTTAGCCAAATAACTACTGCAAAGGCAACCCACATTTTGAACTCTAGCAAGCTATTCACGTTAAGAACGCCAACTTTGACTCTGCAACTTCAAAACATCATTTTAAATTGTAGGCTTTTATAAGTGGAGTTTTGTTCATATAATTCAGCATGCAGGTGGATTTTCTTAGAATAACACGGGGATTCTATCAGCTTTGAAGTAATTTCCTTCTCCACTCTGTAGTATCTTCAGACGCAAGACTTTGAACCTGGAACTGACAGAACTTtccaggataaaaaaaaacaaaaaaaaaacatatataccgTTCAACAAGCAGTTGGATGCAGAAAATGGAAAAATCACCAGATTGTAGCATTTAATTATCCCTGTGTGAGGTTCAGAAGCCCCCTCTACAATTCCTTTGTATCTTGAGATTGACAGAAGTGTGACATGCCCTTAGAGTACAAAATCAACAAGCTAACAGTGTGAGCTTGCAGGGTTTGTCAATGACACTTTTATTGAGCAAATTACACACTGTGTTACCTGCAGGGCCTGCTCCAGGCTTCGGCTCTCCAGTCGTGTGATCTGTGCCCTTAGGGAACTCAGACTATCCTGCAGAGCTTCATCCTCCAAACACACAGTATTAATCCTCTGCTCCAGGGCTAGCTTCTGCTCGGACAGCAAAACCACCTGCACATGAAAAGCACACACTGGACCATCAGCTCCACGAAATCCAAGACACTAAGGGTGGTTGGGGGGGGGGACCGGCAATCAGTAATCTATTAATGTTTGGAGCTCATAAAACAATTCTGTAAATGTGTATTTCCAATATCTACAGTAGTCTCAAATGTGCAAGAATCTATCATGAGCAAGGCACATGGAAAATGGAAACGGGAGCTTTTGTGAACAAAACCAAAGCATACCCGATGGCACGATCAAAGTGGAATATCGGATCAGATTGAAAGGGTTGCATAAATGAAGTCAAATAGATTTGCGGAAATGATCTTAACCAATGTATTCTTCTAGGTGTTTATAATCACTCTGTGCATCactttgtgtttcattttaaagcaCCACTGCGACCTTAAAAAGGGCTCTCAAGTGATCTCAAAGTACAGCTGCCACATCAGAGTGTAACCAATAACCTGCCCccttgcaacactctgcccctagggGGTGTCAGAAatgcatcagtaagaaataccgcCTAGAACAAATGTGGTATGTGCAAATGTGTAGATGCACAAAAGACAGGTATTGAGGTGATGACTGAAGTGATTCTAAACAATAGcaataatacattagttaagatatttCTGACCCCTGGCTAGTTGCTCTTTAACCCCCATGACTCCTGCCTGTCTGCAAGACCAGCCCCTCACCTCCTCCTTCAGGATGTGGAGCACAGCCTCCTCCTGGTCCAGGGAGCGGTTCTTCTCCTGAAACTCATTCTTCAGGGTTTGCAGCTCAGCTGTGAGGCTCCTCTCGGCCTGCACCGCCTGCAGGAGGGACAATCGCACTGTCACTATGGAACCATCGCACTACGAAACCACGGAACTATGCTAAGAGAGCTGTAACAGACTAACccatttaaaaaacagccacactAAAGTTTTGCCATGTGTAGTATGTGCTACACctggcaggtgttttttttttaaattattttatttcttagcagatgcccttatccagggcaacttacaattgttacaagatatcacattatacagatatcacattatttatttatttttacatacatattttttacatacaattacccatttatacagttgggtttttactggagcaatctaggtaaagtaccttggtcaagggtacagcagcagtgtcccccacctgggattgaacccacgaccctctggtcaagagtccagagtcctaaccactactccacactgctgcccagtgtggaGTTTTATGTTTCTGTCTGACCCTTTCAGCCAAATAACCTGTCAGAGCCCTGAATCAGCAGTTCTAAAGAGCGTTGTCATGGCAAATCACAGCCACACAACAGCGGATGAAAGCAGGTGCAGCGTGGCATCTTGGTCCtggcagtgacatcacaatgccaaagcagagagagagagagagagagagagagagagagagagagagagagagagagggcggaTGGCTCCGAAGCCCAGTTCAAACAGACCAGTCCTCTAACAGACGGGTCCTGACCTAACATCAGCCCCAGCACAATAGGAGGAGTCGCCTGTACTCAATGCACCAGAGGGGGGCCCATTTGTTTCCGGCAGCAGAACAAAACAAGTACAACATTAGCCCCGGGCCTGTGGTGTGTCCAGCTGTACACTCCCTCTAATAATCCCACAGCCCCTCACCACACACTGGGCCAGATTAAACAGCTGACACCACAAGCAGCAGCAAACCCCAGGGGCTCCTCAAGGGTCTGGAATGGACAAATGTATCTCAAGGGGGTCATTGAGAATGAGCGCGTGGCTTCAGGCGTGTGAAGCTTGTGGGGGAGCTGTGTAATAtttaactgcagtttgacatCATGTAGCGTGAGCTACTGGAATTAGGGTTCCAAAGCCCAGAATGACTGGTTGATCCCAGGCATGGAGCTTGAAAGTATACTTTTCTCAAGCTTCCTTCTGGGGAAAGATAACAGAAACAGGAAAAGAGGGTGTAACCACAAACCTTCTGATTACATCACGAGAACGTGAGCTACAGACAGCGTTCAGGAATATCTGAACTACAAATCCTACATACAATCTACAGGATGTGTATTAAATCATTTAGAAAATAATACGAATGCTGTTAGCCTTACAGTGAACCATACAGTGCATCAAATCATTTTACAATATAAAAGTGTAAAATGAGTGTCTTGTTGAGTCTCAAAAGTCAGTTGGTCACATTAAAGCTGCTATTACATTCTTTCCACATATCAGACCCTTATCATACATGTATATGTTGTACTAATTCATATCCCAAATATGTTAACGTTTGGATAGGTAAAGATTAGTTTTTTCTTAATGTTTAGCCTTTTAAGAAATTCAACACCCCTATTTAATAACAATCTGCCAAATAAATCTACCAATTCCCCCAACTGTTTTGGGCCATTATTATGAAGATCACGTGCTGACCTCTGGCAGTTGAGTTTTCAGTCAAAGAAAGGCACCCAGCTTAAAGGCTTATCCTGGGAAATAAAAGGATCTGCCTCAATGCGGTATTTATTCTACAGGCTATTCAATCTTCTTAAAAACCCACGGACAACAAAACTCCATTTCCGATTGTTACAGATCTGTATCCTGTGTGACTGTTCTTGACAAAACAACGTATGTAAATAACATACTAATCCCTGGCAGGCCTAGAAAAAGCTTTCATTTACAGTATATGTTCAGGGCCCCTTCTATTGTATTAGAGAGCAGTGGCATGGATGGAATTTAAAGAgacaaacaagaaagaaagaaatgtgcgtGAGAGGGGAAAGAACTGCTAACTAgggagggagaaaactgcaacaAATGGATGTTAACATCTGATTTAAGACTGTCAGGCTTCTCATGGTAACTGATCACTGAGAATCCAATTATTATCCAAACTTAACCTCCACTGTATATCCGTTGCTGCATACAGCATTAATATAGGGTTAACACCAGGAATAATCAACAAGTCAAAAGAGAAACACCACAGAGAAACGAATCAGTGGAAAAACACAGCGTATCGCAGGCTGTTCCAGCTTAGATACAGTCTATTTTAGGGAGCTTTATGTTTGCACGATGAAAAGCGTATCTAAACCTCCTCCAAGAGCCCAttgaaatgattaattaggcaATCTGATCTAGTACACTGCACATGGTAATCATTAACAGTGGGTAGGGACACATTAAGCAACAGAAAAAACTTCCATTTAGAAGGAGATATTTTCAATGCGTGTACTCCTGTCAAACTTACAGACATAATAATACACCCACCCACCCAATACTAACATTCGATCACCTCCTAATATCATAAAGCATGATACGTTTGCAGAAAATTccccaaaacacaaaatacacgtAGATTTTCTCTCTAACAATAACCTACTCATAAAACATGCaactttttcatttttcataaataatggattttttttaatcaatactgcaatcaatcaatcaatcaatcaatcaatatttgatatagcgcttttcatagtgaaccaccatcacaaagcgcaaTGGCTACCCAAGAAAGTATTACAGTAGATGGTGCATTGATATTTACAACGAAGTTGATCACACCAAAGTGATTTAAAGCTAAACCTATCTGATACTTCCAACTAAACATGCCACAAGACGCGTAGTCACTGAACTTGAAAAACAAACTCAAATTCACCCATCCTAAATCCTATTTAATCTGTAGACAGATAACTTCCATTTAGCCTCGTCCTCTAAGTACTAGTCACAGATTCCTgaaatgtcttgtaacaattgtaagtcaccctggataagggcgtctgctaagtaagaaataattaaataaataaataaattattataataataataataataataataatgtacttgtCTTTCCGGTTTGATCAATGGCGTAAGCAGCACACATAGTTCTCAGTGAACTTCAGAACATACTCACCATGACAACCACCGGAGACTCACTTTAAGAATAGGGTGTTCTAAGCCAGGGCAGGTAACCCATCAAACAGCAGGGCAAAACAACCAAAAGTAACTCAGATCAGTCTTGAGAAAAGTAAGGAGTTCCTTTTGTAAATCTTTTACAGCAGTTTAAAGTACAACAGCATGCATGATCTCACACGCAGACGTATGGCTCAGTACAACTTCCTGCTCCTTAAGTGCCGAGACTGATACCAATGGCAAGCACGTTTTTCCTGTACAGATGACTGCTACCCTTTGAAGCTCCAGAACTATTCTTGAAGGCATGCTAAGTATGTCAAACATGCACAGATGTCACcatattttgcttttttattaaatgtaggTATCAAAACCATAAATCAAACGACCAGACAAGGCCTTTTCAGTATTGCTACAGATTATGTTCAGTATTCAGAAACAAATCACTAACATAAACAGGGTCTGGCCAACAAAATTCTGAATTTTAAGACAGTTGGACTTTTGTGAAGTGTCACATAAGTGCTTGTGGCCAATTCCTAAGAATATGGGTTGAACGTTTAGATGACTGCGCCCTAACTTCTTGCTAGATATGCACGCTGGCAGCATGGGCAACATTTCTGAAGAATGAAACAGCGGCGTTTGTGTTCCGTGTCGTCTcaaactttcttctttttttcgaGCAAGTGACACAAATCAGTGAAATAAGCGCTCCGCATTTGGCGAGCTGTGTGATGAATTCAGAAGAGACTTTTCTTGGGTTTTCTAAATAGACTTGTCAACGCAGATCAGGATTATACGTGGAGACAAGCTCTCCGACCGTGACCCAGCTCGGGTGGTGCACTCAGCAGGCTCAGACTCCTGGAGCTCGGTGCACACAGTCTCCGCTGTGCCCCAGGTCCTGGCTTCAACTACGCCAAGGACTTTCCCTGCTGGCTGAGCAAGAGGGCAGCAATGCCAGAGATTAATACAAAATAACTCCATTGGTTATTTTATGGGGTTTGAATGTGCTAACATAATGGAAAGGCAATGGCAGTAGATGGGGGCTCTGATGAGACACAATAAAATGCACATAtgaatgcagggatggaaataaaactcctattaAATAACAGTTtcagccattcctggttttagtacaagcttgattagccccagtgtagcGGTagaaagctcaggtgtgtcatattaaactcaaGGGGAATGAATCCACCTTGTGTGAAGTCTTTAACATATTATAATacatgctgtaccatacctctctgggctttacagtgcttgcctaggCTTTACCGTGCATTCCTTGTGCTTAACTACACTGTTTCGATACTTCTGCTATGATAAGGTTTTGTAAGGGAAAATTTCAGATTATTTTGTCAAATAACAAGGTCATGAAGCTGGGTAGTTACAGAATATGATCAGAACCTGAGATGATTAAGAGATGACATTGCTGgttaacaaacctttttttttcctacTTCCTGCTCACTGACTTTGTTTTGCATATATGTTATCAAGTCCTTTACAGAAACTTGAGCTGATCTGCTTTCAAAATGAAAACTTGAACTGTTTTAAAACTGTCCTCCCCCCAACTATTTCCCATGTTGCGTAGGTGTGTGTTATGGTGGTGAAATATTGGCTTTAAAATAGCTCTCACACGTAAATTGCGATAGGCGATAGCGATAGTATAATTATGAAAAACAGTTTGATCAGCGCGCTCCCCTCTGGGACAAATAGTTTCAGCATTGAAGTCAAACACAGCCCCACCTGTGATATTTTTACATTGCAAACATGTGGGAGAGGTAGGGCAAGTCTGTTTACATTCCCTGCAAGGGGAAGGTGGCATGCACTGAGATCAGCAGGCTGCGTTACTGTTCTGGTTATAAGAAGTTTATTTGCGAAACTAAGTTGTATGCTTTAATGACATCATGTTCAGTTTACTGTTTATGATAAAGGCTATAA
The DNA window shown above is from Acipenser ruthenus chromosome 24, fAciRut3.2 maternal haplotype, whole genome shotgun sequence and carries:
- the LOC117429492 gene encoding BICD family-like cargo adapter 1; this encodes MDRGEVCGLKSQLGMMEEEFYSFDLDAEDLSGELHPSELLAALKQKEQELILAAELGSALLSENRQLKEQNNTLHEEYSDRLEELEQEKHTLQVKFKARQAEWESQVCELEKDVKELNRQVERLSESLDQAEKDKSQSIQDCSEQNQRLIEQLNKAVQAERSLTAELQTLKNEFQEKNRSLDQEEAVLHILKEEVVLLSEQKLALEQRINTVCLEDEALQDSLSSLRAQITRLESRSLEQALQLRESARELEAAREGSRQLQLQVEELQEEVCLQDHSQSLHNLSLQSEIEQSLENESWGHEKEQITREIHSIREQLQTVVDLETSESPADSVFQSASLHIALSQLSQLAQTLARTHSSQEVKQNSVSQQQNPRENQGLTEELRSQNDQLSKENSELKERLETKQADRQLQQAIRDRDEAIVKKNAMESELLKSRNDMMLLNNQLLEAIHRKLELSQELEAWQDDIQIVINQQLKSQQQRDERKHQPANSTNSLAFLRRPSRLNTEKKSFLSLFRT